The Planktothrix agardhii NIES-204 genomic interval CAGGACGGGAAGAAATGATGCGGATTCGCAGACTACGTTCTACATAAACTACGAGTAATAGGCGTTGAGAAAGGGAATAACCCAGTATAAAATCGCGCGGTTCCTGATTAGAAGTAGCGTCTCCCTCCTGATAGAATGGATCGAAGAAAACCTCTGCGGCTTCTTCAAAGCTAACGCCATGTTTTTCTAGGTTGCTCTCGGCTTTGTTTATGTCCCATTCAAAGTCAACACCTTGTAGCCTGTACACACTATCCATACTTCGATATTAACATTATTTAGAGAAAAGCGAAAGTATCGGCGAAACTAAGATTTTCTCTCTTCTGTGAAATTAAATACAGAATGCGATTATTAATCTATTATAAGTAAGTAGGCTCTATAAAACCTCCCTATGTAAACAATTGTTAATCAGTCTAACACTCTCTAATGGATGATCTAAGCCTTCAAACTCCATGAAAAATACCTTTCCAACTAATCAAAAATGTTCCTGTCAGGGGAATTGTTCCCATTTGTTAAGTCGTCGTTGGTTTATGCGATCGATATTAACAACTATTGTTTCTATTCCTCTGTTAGAATTTGCTAAACCCGCTCTATCTGCAAATCATCACGCTACAGCTTTAGTATTAAGTTGTATTGATTTTCGGTTTATGAACGCAGAACAGCAATTTCTCTCTAATATTTTACCTCAAAAATATGACTGGACAGCCCTAGCCGGATCTTCCTTAGCAATTTCTGGTTTTCCCCATAAAGCAGAAGCAACGGTTTTTTGGGATCAATTAGAGTTATCCTATAAACTCCATTCTATTGAAAAAGTGATCATTTTAGATCATGAAGATTGTGGAGCATACTCTAGTTTAATTAACCCTAACCTGCATCAAAATCCCGAACAAGAATATCAAGCCCATGCTGATTATTTAAACCGAGCCTATACCAAGATTCGTCATCGTTATCCCAATCTGGATGTAGAACTATATTTTGTTACTTTAGAGTCGCAATTCCAAGCGGTGATACCTAAAAAAATTACCTTTCCTTGGTCTAGCTAAAATCCTGAAGCGACAGAATAACTCCAGAAAGATATAATCAAGATATTCTGTTATTTTTATTAAAGCCATGATGAAACTTGATTCTACTCCATCCCAATCATCTTCGGGTTATCTAGGAAAAGGTGTAATTCTACTGACTATTTTAGCCGGAACTATGGCATTTACCAATCCTAAACGAGAAGAATATATTAATTATGCTTCTGATCAATTATCCACCGAAATTAAAAAATCCATTTGTAAAGAATCTCAAGTCCCTGAATTTTTAAAAGGATTTTCTAGTGCGTTAGTGAATACCTGTAATACCTTAGTTGTTAATCAACGTAACTTAATTAAAGACACGGTAGATAAATCCACAACCCGACAAAATGCGATTTTATTTAGTGTTTATACGACCGAAATCGCTGGATATAAATATCAAACATTAGGAGGATTTGGTAATTTTCTTACCTTTCCCACAAAAGAGCCTAATTCTGCTCAATCTACTTCTAAAGAATCAAGTTGAGAATTTCGATCAATTTCCGACTTTAAACGGATAATAAAACTATCTCGGTTAACTTGATTTAAAATCTCTTGAATAGCGGTATCAATACCCTGTTCACCCCAGGTACAGCCTTTTTCTAAATATACTTGCGCCGCCTGACCAACGGTATAAGTTAGATAGGCAGAAATTGAGGCTTGAGTAATGGCAATTCCGGCATAATTAGCGAGATCTGTAGCTAACCCAGCCGCACTTTTCCCAAATCCTAATATCCAACCACTACCCATTTCAGCTAATAGTAATCCTCCCGAACTTAATAGAATTTTTTTCCATAATTTCCCCGCTTGATAACTGGTCATCGGTAAACCATATAAACGGGCCAAAGACCGAATTAAAATTAAATCGCTAATTGTTGCACCCAA includes:
- a CDS encoding hypothetical protein (protein of unknown function DUF497), producing the protein MDSVYRLQGVDFEWDINKAESNLEKHGVSFEEAAEVFFDPFYQEGDATSNQEPRDFILGYSLSQRLLLVVYVERSLRIRIISSRPATRTERKLYEQS